In a genomic window of Roseiflexus castenholzii DSM 13941:
- a CDS encoding glucan 1,4-alpha-glucosidase, giving the protein MTQTTVRYAPGWPGIPARWTSSAKTGIGTALNPASRVWFTISHGILNEIYYPRIDQACTRDCGLIVTDGHSFFSEEKRHTTSIVTMLAVGVPAYRLVNRCQQHRYQIEKMVITHPMYNAVLQQITFTPLQGSLDQYSVFVLLAPHIGNRGAENTAWIGDYKGLPMLFAERYGLALAVACSAPWTARSVGFVGSSDGWQDLVRNYRLTTLYERAENGNVALTGGIDVMACHGQFTIAIGFGQTWAEAAWHARAGLSDEFDSVCATYIQAWQTWQQTLTALTTIHQQVSAMVLRVHESKQFPGGSIASLSIPWGMAKGDDDLGGYHLVWPRDLVEIGGGLLAIGANDDAWRILNYLALTQEPDGHWPQNMWLDGIPYWNGIQMDETAFPILLLDLAVTTGAIDPATVYRYWPMVRRAASFLVRNGPVTAQDRWEENAGYSPFTLAVEIAALLVTAELAEQYGEPTIADYLRTTADSWNADIDRWCYVTGTDLAHRVGVTGYYVRIAPPDVAEAASPMQGYVPIKNRPPDQANAPLSYIVSPDALALVRFGLRDPHDPRIVNTVQVIDALLKIDTPCGPVWRRYTDDGYGEHQDGAPFDGTGIGRGWPLLTGERAHYELAAERVEAAKRLLITLEAFANEGGFLPEQVWDSTDIPERELFFGRPAGSAMPLAWAHAEHLKLCRSLADQRLFDMPRVTAQRYLSRQVQSKIAIWRPNQKRRRIVAGMTLRIDLNAAAMIHWSADHWQTIHDTTTAASGLGTFFADLPTETLAPATEIVFTLYWIDQQRWEGRDYTVQIEASGISGE; this is encoded by the coding sequence ATGACACAAACAACGGTACGCTATGCACCCGGTTGGCCCGGTATTCCGGCACGCTGGACTTCGAGCGCCAAAACCGGGATCGGAACTGCGTTAAACCCGGCCAGCCGGGTCTGGTTTACGATTAGCCACGGTATTCTCAACGAGATCTACTATCCGCGGATTGATCAAGCTTGCACCCGCGATTGTGGCTTGATTGTCACCGATGGTCATTCGTTTTTCTCTGAAGAGAAACGTCATACCACCAGCATCGTTACGATGCTGGCCGTAGGTGTGCCGGCTTACCGATTGGTGAACAGATGCCAACAACATCGCTATCAGATCGAGAAAATGGTTATCACCCATCCAATGTACAACGCGGTGTTGCAGCAGATTACCTTTACTCCACTGCAAGGTTCGCTTGATCAGTATTCGGTGTTTGTATTACTGGCTCCGCATATCGGTAATCGTGGTGCTGAGAATACGGCATGGATCGGTGACTACAAAGGATTGCCGATGCTCTTTGCCGAGCGGTATGGTCTTGCCTTGGCTGTAGCTTGCTCGGCCCCGTGGACAGCACGCTCGGTCGGGTTTGTCGGCAGCTCTGATGGCTGGCAAGATTTGGTCCGTAACTATCGACTGACAACTCTTTACGAACGGGCAGAAAACGGCAATGTGGCCCTGACCGGCGGGATCGATGTGATGGCATGTCACGGGCAGTTTACTATCGCGATTGGCTTCGGTCAAACATGGGCTGAAGCGGCGTGGCATGCCCGTGCCGGTCTGAGCGACGAATTCGACTCCGTCTGCGCTACGTACATCCAGGCTTGGCAAACGTGGCAACAAACGCTCACTGCTCTGACCACCATTCATCAACAGGTGAGCGCGATGGTGTTACGGGTACATGAATCGAAGCAATTTCCCGGTGGAAGTATCGCCAGCCTCTCTATTCCATGGGGTATGGCCAAAGGTGATGATGACCTCGGTGGTTATCATCTGGTGTGGCCGCGCGATCTGGTCGAAATTGGTGGTGGACTACTGGCAATCGGAGCCAATGATGATGCATGGCGTATTCTCAATTATCTTGCCCTTACCCAAGAACCCGATGGACACTGGCCGCAAAATATGTGGCTCGACGGTATACCGTACTGGAACGGTATTCAAATGGACGAAACGGCATTTCCTATCTTACTCCTCGACCTGGCAGTAACGACTGGCGCGATTGATCCGGCTACCGTTTACCGCTATTGGCCAATGGTTCGACGCGCGGCGAGTTTCCTTGTTCGCAATGGACCGGTCACCGCCCAAGATCGCTGGGAGGAGAACGCCGGCTACTCACCCTTTACACTAGCAGTGGAAATTGCTGCCCTGCTCGTGACCGCCGAACTGGCCGAACAGTATGGTGAACCGACTATCGCTGACTATCTCCGCACCACAGCCGATAGCTGGAATGCCGATATTGACCGCTGGTGCTACGTGACCGGAACCGATCTTGCCCATCGTGTCGGAGTAACGGGGTATTATGTACGGATTGCACCACCCGATGTCGCCGAAGCGGCTTCACCAATGCAAGGCTACGTGCCGATTAAGAATCGTCCACCCGACCAAGCCAACGCACCGCTGAGCTATATCGTCAGTCCTGATGCTTTAGCCCTTGTGCGTTTCGGCTTGCGCGACCCACACGATCCACGGATTGTAAATACAGTACAGGTCATCGACGCACTATTGAAGATCGATACACCGTGTGGACCGGTGTGGCGACGGTACACCGACGATGGTTACGGTGAACATCAAGATGGTGCTCCATTTGACGGCACCGGTATCGGTCGTGGATGGCCGTTACTGACCGGTGAACGCGCTCACTACGAACTTGCAGCCGAGCGAGTTGAAGCGGCGAAACGACTGCTCATAACGTTGGAAGCGTTCGCGAACGAAGGTGGTTTCCTTCCCGAACAGGTGTGGGACAGTACCGACATTCCCGAACGAGAGCTTTTTTTTGGCCGGCCAGCGGGGTCAGCCATGCCGCTCGCGTGGGCTCATGCCGAACACCTTAAACTTTGCCGTTCTCTTGCCGACCAACGTCTGTTTGACATGCCACGAGTGACCGCACAGCGGTATCTCAGTCGGCAGGTGCAGAGCAAGATTGCCATCTGGCGTCCGAACCAAAAACGACGGCGAATAGTGGCAGGGATGACGTTACGTATCGATCTGAATGCCGCTGCGATGATCCACTGGAGCGCCGATCACTGGCAGACGATTCACGATACCACGACGGCTGCTAGCGGACTGGGGACCTTTTTCGCTGATTTACCGACCGAAACGTTGGCGCCTGCGACTGAGATCGTGTTTACGCTGTACTGGATCGATCAACAACGGTGGGAAGGGCGCGATTACACAGTGCAGATCGAAGCATCCGGCATAAGCGGAGAGTAG
- a CDS encoding glucose 1-dehydrogenase: MDALAVQPGSAGIRLVQRPQPEITRPDEVLVRIIRVGICGTDREIVSGGRAKASDHATDLVIGHEMFGRVEAVGSAVQRVHVGDFAVFTVRRGCKQCLPCLMNRPDMCRTGNYRERGIWGLDGYQTELVLDTEAYVVKVPAELEAVGVLLEPLSVAEKAIDEAIRIQQARLPDAPATPNWLFGRRCLVAGIGPIGLLAALALRLRGAEVYGLDIVDASTTRPRWLATIGGHYLDGRTVPPGQIAQIAGMMDLILEATGVPAIEFNLLDALAPDGMYVLTGIPGGDRPLQVAGAELMRRLVLNNQVMVGSVNAARDHFQLAVDDLLQAHYRWGPILNDLISHRYPYTAFPDAFQQHDPHDIKIVLEWEQSQ, encoded by the coding sequence ATGGATGCGCTCGCGGTGCAACCCGGATCGGCAGGGATTCGCTTAGTTCAGCGCCCTCAACCGGAGATAACCAGACCCGACGAGGTGCTGGTACGAATCATACGGGTCGGTATTTGTGGCACCGATCGCGAGATTGTTAGTGGTGGTAGGGCAAAAGCTAGTGATCATGCGACTGACTTAGTAATCGGACACGAAATGTTTGGCCGCGTCGAGGCAGTCGGTTCGGCCGTACAACGAGTGCATGTCGGCGATTTTGCCGTCTTTACTGTTCGGCGCGGCTGCAAGCAGTGTTTGCCATGTCTGATGAACCGTCCTGATATGTGCCGCACCGGGAATTATCGTGAGCGAGGGATTTGGGGTCTGGATGGGTATCAAACCGAACTGGTGCTCGATACGGAAGCATATGTCGTGAAGGTACCGGCAGAACTCGAAGCAGTAGGTGTATTGCTCGAACCACTATCGGTAGCTGAGAAAGCCATCGACGAAGCGATCCGCATTCAACAAGCCCGGTTACCTGATGCACCGGCCACCCCGAACTGGCTTTTTGGTCGCCGCTGTCTGGTGGCCGGTATCGGCCCGATTGGGCTGCTCGCTGCCCTTGCCCTCCGTCTGCGTGGCGCCGAAGTTTACGGTCTCGATATCGTCGACGCTAGCACTACCCGTCCACGCTGGTTAGCAACAATCGGTGGTCACTACCTTGATGGCCGTACAGTTCCACCCGGCCAGATCGCCCAGATCGCCGGTATGATGGATCTCATCCTCGAAGCGACCGGTGTACCGGCGATTGAGTTTAATCTTCTCGACGCACTGGCCCCTGATGGTATGTACGTCCTGACCGGTATCCCCGGTGGTGATCGCCCTCTCCAGGTCGCCGGCGCTGAATTGATGCGTCGGCTTGTCTTGAACAATCAGGTGATGGTCGGCAGCGTGAATGCCGCTCGTGACCATTTTCAACTGGCTGTTGATGATTTACTCCAGGCCCACTACCGTTGGGGTCCAATCCTCAATGACCTGATCAGCCATCGATACCCGTATACTGCGTTTCCCGATGCTTTTCAGCAGCACGACCCTCATGACATCAAAATTGTGTTGGAATGGGAGCAATCTCAATGA
- a CDS encoding MFS transporter: MSEQSSFESTSHQSSTSPSWRAWIEPWYAVYTLLGAVSAGLLPILIPLFVHQQGTAAEVGLVMAALNASGLLAPLWSWLADRYRWHRQIIAGGMALTAIGTTIFMFVTNAVLWAVIALLLNLGAIAAATIANLLIIERFPRTEWDERLGWLQTAYGGGQVFGLLITAFLGQANLRIGFGITALCCFIGMGIAWRFVRTPSAARPTIPLLRHHPKHTDGMFSSPYQLLHHLNPTLICNRNGILTTPLSVWLGVWLLAASGAGAFFALYPIVMQQVFSIAPSVAAGGFAVAAALGLLLYAPAGDLMHRIGPLAVVRYALIVRAGACALLWLIGNVSVGFVPVITIFIIIVLSWSFISVSATDLTALLSPVEGGESIGLFNAISALANIIGASLGGWIAVQFGYPAVIAWAALGVACGAAGTYILRPPPQAAS, from the coding sequence ATGTCCGAACAATCTTCATTCGAATCGACATCGCACCAATCAAGCACTTCCCCATCGTGGCGGGCATGGATCGAGCCGTGGTATGCCGTTTATACGCTACTCGGCGCCGTTAGCGCCGGTTTGCTGCCGATCCTGATCCCGCTCTTCGTTCATCAACAGGGAACGGCAGCCGAAGTGGGCCTGGTCATGGCAGCGTTAAATGCGAGCGGATTACTCGCGCCGCTGTGGAGCTGGCTTGCCGATCGGTATCGTTGGCACCGACAAATTATCGCTGGTGGGATGGCGTTAACTGCTATTGGCACAACCATTTTCATGTTCGTCACCAACGCCGTGCTATGGGCGGTCATAGCGCTGCTGCTTAATCTGGGTGCGATTGCTGCTGCAACCATCGCCAATCTGCTCATCATCGAACGCTTCCCGCGCACCGAATGGGATGAGAGGCTTGGCTGGCTACAGACAGCGTATGGTGGTGGTCAAGTGTTCGGCTTGCTGATCACGGCATTCCTCGGTCAAGCCAATCTCCGAATAGGGTTCGGGATTACTGCGTTGTGTTGCTTCATCGGCATGGGGATTGCCTGGCGCTTTGTGCGCACACCGTCGGCTGCGCGACCGACTATACCGCTTCTTCGGCATCACCCAAAGCATACTGATGGTATGTTTAGCTCACCATATCAGCTATTGCACCACCTGAACCCAACGCTCATCTGCAATAGGAACGGAATACTGACGACGCCATTGAGCGTATGGTTGGGAGTATGGCTGCTGGCGGCCAGCGGCGCCGGAGCATTCTTTGCGCTCTATCCGATTGTGATGCAACAAGTCTTCAGCATAGCCCCCTCTGTCGCGGCAGGTGGTTTCGCGGTAGCAGCCGCTCTTGGGCTGTTGCTGTACGCACCGGCAGGCGACCTCATGCATCGGATTGGACCGCTTGCCGTCGTTCGGTATGCGTTGATTGTGCGGGCCGGTGCATGTGCATTGCTGTGGCTTATTGGGAATGTTTCGGTTGGATTTGTTCCGGTTATTACCATATTTATCATCATTGTACTTTCATGGTCTTTCATTAGTGTAAGCGCAACCGATTTAACAGCTCTATTATCACCGGTTGAAGGCGGTGAAAGTATCGGACTGTTCAATGCTATATCGGCGCTCGCCAATATTATCGGCGCCAGCCTCGGTGGTTGGATTGCCGTGCAATTTGGGTATCCGGCAGTGATAGCATGGGCCGCTTTAGGGGTCGCATGTGGGGCAGCGGGTACTTACATACTGCGGCCTCCCCCTCAAGCGGCATCCTAA
- a CDS encoding phospholipase D-like domain-containing protein, translating into MIGVSNLDVHLYTLDMEISLIIYEPATVTALYWIVADYVARLQPAELHYGCGNRSSKP; encoded by the coding sequence TTGATCGGTGTTAGTAATCTCGACGTGCATCTGTATACGCTGGATATGGAGATCTCACTGATCATCTACGAACCGGCTACTGTTACTGCACTGTATTGGATCGTTGCCGACTATGTCGCCCGCTTGCAACCGGCAGAACTACATTATGGATGCGGCAACCGCTCTAGTAAGCCCTGA
- a CDS encoding PepSY domain-containing protein: protein MKRWIRIFAPMVALALVVVAAIAALGNTNVQARRADPVSAVVVAQAQPQAPTVTVEPDEGSETPDAQEGPETPDAQEGPETPDAQEGPETPDADESAEAAALASKVAISEQQAVATALAANPGATMVKVSLDNENGVIVYSVALDNGADVKVDAITGQITSVDQAGAEEEGNDVEHVDETPTISVQP, encoded by the coding sequence ATGAAACGATGGATACGTATCTTCGCTCCGATGGTCGCGCTGGCGTTGGTGGTGGTGGCTGCGATTGCCGCGTTGGGCAATACCAATGTGCAAGCGCGACGTGCCGATCCGGTATCGGCTGTAGTCGTAGCTCAGGCACAGCCGCAAGCGCCGACAGTGACCGTTGAGCCGGATGAGGGTAGCGAGACGCCCGACGCTCAGGAAGGGCCGGAGACGCCCGACGCTCAGGAAGGGCCGGAGACGCCCGATGCCCAGGAAGGGCCGGAGACGCCCGACGCTGATGAATCGGCTGAGGCGGCTGCCTTAGCGAGCAAAGTCGCGATTAGCGAGCAACAGGCGGTTGCCACAGCATTGGCTGCTAATCCCGGCGCCACGATGGTCAAGGTCTCGTTGGACAATGAAAACGGGGTGATCGTCTACAGTGTTGCGTTAGACAACGGCGCCGATGTGAAAGTTGATGCGATTACCGGACAGATCACCTCTGTTGATCAGGCGGGTGCAGAGGAAGAAGGGAACGATGTCGAGCATGTTGATGAAACGCCCACCATTTCCGTTCAGCCATAA
- a CDS encoding DUF1003 domain-containing protein produces MHIHLPQLPHTLRELRRQRQPIRDVNREHREQIGRLDRLALFITERVGTMGFFLVIFIWTVLWLGWNILAPKPLQFDPPMAFVFWLFISNMIQILLMPLLMVGQNLQGRHAELRAQSDYEINLRAEREIDAILQHLEYQNALLHTLLIKVGIPTDQLPPIPAFTAQTTNETEQS; encoded by the coding sequence ATGCATATCCATCTCCCGCAACTGCCGCATACCTTACGTGAATTACGTCGCCAACGCCAACCGATACGCGATGTCAATCGCGAGCATCGTGAACAAATAGGTCGTCTTGATCGATTGGCATTATTTATCACCGAGCGAGTCGGAACAATGGGTTTCTTTTTGGTTATTTTTATCTGGACGGTGTTATGGCTGGGATGGAATATACTCGCACCTAAGCCGCTTCAGTTTGATCCACCGATGGCTTTTGTTTTTTGGCTCTTTATTTCAAATATGATTCAAATCTTGTTGATGCCATTGTTAATGGTCGGACAAAATCTTCAAGGACGCCATGCCGAACTGCGTGCTCAAAGCGATTATGAAATTAACCTCCGCGCTGAACGCGAAATTGACGCGATATTGCAACATCTTGAGTATCAAAACGCGCTGTTGCATACTCTGCTGATCAAAGTCGGAATACCGACCGACCAACTACCACCTATACCGGCATTCACTGCGCAGACGACCAATGAGACCGAGCAGTCCTAA
- a CDS encoding lysylphosphatidylglycerol synthase transmembrane domain-containing protein, whose protein sequence is MTVVINMAFPAGPVAMSAFLLHVFRHRGVPEGITTIAVALDALTYETAFFGLVGFGLAYLLTHRDFSVSQITEVGIIALIVVVAGMYLWGLQRDRADFTRKAIAVQQWLTRHLHRQWRTNQVEQFLDEVYRGKALVAHRPKAFSRLSGIQIAVLCLDILTLYCIFRAVGSDPHLSVVILSYSLASLFAALAPLPGGGGSFESTLVLVASRLGISPTVSLSATLIYRILTFWLPSLLTVAMYRLVKPKSSLSHR, encoded by the coding sequence ATGACGGTTGTGATCAACATGGCATTTCCGGCTGGTCCGGTAGCAATGAGCGCCTTTCTCCTCCACGTCTTTCGCCACCGAGGTGTACCGGAGGGCATTACCACTATCGCCGTTGCCCTCGATGCACTGACGTATGAGACTGCGTTCTTTGGCTTAGTCGGTTTTGGACTGGCCTATCTTTTGACGCATCGCGATTTCAGCGTGAGTCAAATTACCGAAGTCGGGATCATTGCGCTGATCGTCGTTGTTGCCGGAATGTATCTCTGGGGGCTACAGCGTGATCGCGCCGATTTCACGCGGAAAGCAATTGCTGTTCAACAATGGCTGACCCGCCACTTGCACCGGCAGTGGCGAACAAATCAGGTTGAACAGTTTCTTGACGAAGTGTACCGTGGAAAAGCACTTGTTGCTCATCGACCAAAGGCATTTTCACGATTATCGGGAATTCAGATTGCCGTTTTGTGTCTCGATATACTGACGCTCTACTGCATTTTTCGCGCGGTTGGGAGTGACCCACACCTATCGGTCGTAATCCTAAGTTATAGCCTCGCCAGTCTTTTTGCGGCACTGGCGCCCCTGCCCGGCGGCGGTGGCTCGTTTGAATCAACCCTTGTCTTGGTTGCATCACGTCTTGGTATTTCCCCCACTGTCTCGTTAAGCGCGACGCTCATCTACCGGATTTTGACCTTCTGGTTACCCAGCTTGCTGACCGTCGCTATGTACCGTCTGGTCAAACCGAAATCATCGCTGTCCCATCGTTGA
- a CDS encoding lysylphosphatidylglycerol synthase transmembrane domain-containing protein, with protein MAEPFVNVYHEVRQNWIQYVVGVCGLGIVLGLALRSVDLQELHQVLATANQWWLTAAVICKVLTPLGTAIVYAGILQMLGHRIRAISSG; from the coding sequence ATGGCAGAGCCGTTTGTTAACGTATACCACGAGGTCCGGCAGAACTGGATTCAGTATGTCGTTGGTGTCTGCGGCCTGGGGATCGTCTTAGGCCTGGCATTACGCTCTGTCGACCTGCAAGAACTACACCAAGTACTGGCGACGGCTAATCAATGGTGGCTGACAGCCGCTGTCATCTGTAAAGTTCTTACACCGTTAGGCACGGCGATAGTGTATGCCGGCATCCTCCAGATGCTCGGTCATCGCATCCGCGCGATCAGTTCTGGTTGA